The following coding sequences are from one Salvia hispanica cultivar TCC Black 2014 chromosome 3, UniMelb_Shisp_WGS_1.0, whole genome shotgun sequence window:
- the LOC125209477 gene encoding fasciclin-like arabinogalactan protein 2 has protein sequence MGDHGGLVEPSRPRPSEAHDITRILESDTLFSTFNNYLSTTGLAAEINSGSSLTVCAVDNDAMSSLLSHQYPLPTLKNILSLNVFTDYFDAKKLHRISDGSTTTSTLFQANVKITSLRGGKVGFAPVDFSDPIATFVKSINEIPYNISVIQISNYLTSPEAEALV, from the exons ATGGGCGACCATGGTGGACTGGTGGAG CCGTCGCGGCCACGGCCCAGTGAGGCCCACGACATCACCCGTATCCTCGAGTCCGACACCTTGTTCTCCACCTTCAACAACTACCTCTCTACCACCGGCCTGGCCGCAGAGATCAACAGCGGCAGCTCCCTCACCGTGTGCGCCGTCGACAACGATGCCATGTCATCCCTCCTCTCCCACCAATACCCTCTCCCCACCCTCAAAAACATCCTCTCTCTCAACGTCTTCACCGACTACTTCGACGCCAAAAAGCTCCACCGAATCAGCGATGgctccaccaccacctccacccTCTTCCAAGCCAACGTCAAAATCACCAGTCTCAGAGGCGGCAAGGTCGGCTTTGCCCCCGTAGACTTCTCTGATCCCATTGCTACATTCGTCAAATCCATCAACGAAATTCCCTACAACATCTCCGTTATCCAAATCAGCAACTACCTCACCTCGCCCGAGGCAGAAGCCCTCGTCTAA
- the LOC125215319 gene encoding WD repeat-containing protein 26 homolog isoform X2, producing the protein MKGVEDESLPKRMKVPSGNIGGLSDSISVGEQGSCSLGGSMALQLASGDDKVVGSNRVISKVGFVRIITEAIYSLGYSKTGKHLEEESGISLHSNLVATFIQQILDGQWDESVKTLHQIDLIDESIIKTTSFEILERKFFELLDGEKEVDAGNTLRTQIMPLNVNRDRAKELSYIMASQSHISLDKTHTQESGLCPRKKFLGELRKLLPPTVVIPEYRLVRLVEQALDFQRDGCRLHNSVGEMSLLVDHQCGLDQIPCQTVQILKEHNDEVWFLKFSHNGRYLASSSRDSHVIIWVNVDGQVIMRRRLTGHGQPVSYISWSPEDDQILTCGEDKTVRRWDIDSGECLCVYGTQNLGLLSCEWAADGKHIYTGVTDKSTRMWDLEGKEVECWPGYPTYRMTDLGIASDGKELVTYYKEDGVVLFQRETYPETVIEDNQTITSFVLSEDGKLLLLSLWNGDLHLYNIDGCLHCIGEYIGSKRSRFVVRSCLGGLKQAFIASGSENSQVYIWHRHYVKPICSLSGHTGAVNCVSWNPANHHMLASASDDRTIRIWGSKQENS; encoded by the exons ATGAAAGGTGTAGAGGACGAGTCGCTCCCAAAACGTATGAAAGTGCCCTCTGGAAATATAGGAGGTCTTTCGGACAGCATATCTGTTGGAGAACAAGGTAGTTGCTCATTAGGTGGTTCAATGGCTCTGCAGTTAGCATCTGGAGATGACAAGGTTGTTGGCTCGAATAGGGTGATTAGTAAAGTTGGATTTGTTCGCATCATAACTGAGGCAATATATTCTCTTGGCTATTCAAAGACTGGGAAACATTTGGAGGAAGAGTCAGGAATATCTTTACACTCCAATCTGGTAGCTACGTTTATACAGCAAATTCTTGATGGCCAATGGGATGAAAGTGTCAAAACATTACATCAAATTGACCTAATAGATGAAAGTATTATTAAAACGACATCTTTTGAGATACTAGAGCGGAAATTTTTTGAACTCCTGGATGGAGAAAAGGAAGTGGATGCAGGGAATACTCTTAGGACCCAGATTATGCCACTTAATGTGAATCGTGACAGAGCTAAAGAACTGTCTTATATCATGGCTTCTCAATCCCACATTTCGCTTGATAAAACTCATACTCAAGAGTCAGGACTCTGTCCTCGTAAAAAGTTTTTGGGGGAACTGCGCAAGTTACTTCCTCCAACAGTGGTAATCCCGGAATACAGATTGGTGCGTCTTGTTGAACAAGCTCTTGACTTTCAAAGGGATGGTTGCAGGCTCCACAACTCAGTTGGGGAAATGTCATTGCTCGTGGACCATCAGTGTGGATTAGACCAGATTCCTTGTCAAACTGTGCAG ATATTAAAAGAACACAACGATGAAGTGTGGTTTCTGAAATTTTCTCACAACGGAAGATACTTGGCCTCATCGTCCCGTGATTCCCATGTGATCATATGG gttAATGTTGACGGTCAGGTAATCATGAGGCGTAGATTAACTGGTCATGGACAACCCGTATCCTACATTTCATGGAGCCCTGAAGATGATCAAATTCTTACATGTGGAGAAGATAAAACAGTTAGGCGGTGGGATATCGATTCTGGTGAATGCCTCTGTGTCTATGGAACACAAAATCTTGGTTTGCTCTCATGTGAATGGGCTGCAGATGGGAAACATATATACACTGGTGTTACTGATAAAAGCACCCGCATGTGGGATCTCGAAGGAAAAGAAGTAGAATGTTGGCCAGGGTACCCAACTTATCGTATGACAGACTTGGGAATCGCCAGTGATGGGAAGGAGTTAGTTACATATTATAAAGAGGATGGAGTAGTTTTGTTTCAACGGGAAACATATCCTGAAACAGTAATTGAAGATAATCAAACAATAACTTCATTTGTGCTGTCCGAAGATGGAAAGCTGTTGCTCCTTAGCCTATGGAATGGAGATCTTCATCTATATAATATAGACGGATGTTTACACTGTATAGGAGAATACATAGGTAGCAAACGTTCCCGGTTTGTTGTACGGTCTTGTTTAGGTGGACTAAAGCAAGCTTTTATTGCCAGCGGAAGCGAGAACTCCCAG GTTTACATATGGCACAGACACTATGTGAAGCCGATTTGTAGTTTGAGTGGTCACACTGGAGCTGTGAACTGTGTTAGCTGGAATCCAGCCAATCATCATATGCTTGCATCAGCGAGCGATGATCGTACGATTCGCATATGGGGATCGAAACAAGAAAACAGCTAG
- the LOC125215319 gene encoding WD repeat-containing protein 26 homolog isoform X1 yields the protein MKGVEDESLPKRMKVPSGNIGGLSDSISVGEQGSCSLGGSMALQLASGDDKVVGSNRVISKVGFVRIITEAIYSLGYSKTGKHLEEESGISLHSNLVATFIQQILDGQWDESVKTLHQIDLIDESIIKTTSFEILERKFFELLDGEKEVDAGNTLRTQIMPLNVNRDRAKELSYIMASQSHISLDKTHTQESGLCPRKKFLGELRKLLPPTVVIPEYRLVRLVEQALDFQRDGCRLHNSVGEMSLLVDHQCGLDQIPCQTVQILKEHNDEVWFLKFSHNGRYLASSSRDSHVIIWVVNVDGQVIMRRRLTGHGQPVSYISWSPEDDQILTCGEDKTVRRWDIDSGECLCVYGTQNLGLLSCEWAADGKHIYTGVTDKSTRMWDLEGKEVECWPGYPTYRMTDLGIASDGKELVTYYKEDGVVLFQRETYPETVIEDNQTITSFVLSEDGKLLLLSLWNGDLHLYNIDGCLHCIGEYIGSKRSRFVVRSCLGGLKQAFIASGSENSQVYIWHRHYVKPICSLSGHTGAVNCVSWNPANHHMLASASDDRTIRIWGSKQENS from the exons ATGAAAGGTGTAGAGGACGAGTCGCTCCCAAAACGTATGAAAGTGCCCTCTGGAAATATAGGAGGTCTTTCGGACAGCATATCTGTTGGAGAACAAGGTAGTTGCTCATTAGGTGGTTCAATGGCTCTGCAGTTAGCATCTGGAGATGACAAGGTTGTTGGCTCGAATAGGGTGATTAGTAAAGTTGGATTTGTTCGCATCATAACTGAGGCAATATATTCTCTTGGCTATTCAAAGACTGGGAAACATTTGGAGGAAGAGTCAGGAATATCTTTACACTCCAATCTGGTAGCTACGTTTATACAGCAAATTCTTGATGGCCAATGGGATGAAAGTGTCAAAACATTACATCAAATTGACCTAATAGATGAAAGTATTATTAAAACGACATCTTTTGAGATACTAGAGCGGAAATTTTTTGAACTCCTGGATGGAGAAAAGGAAGTGGATGCAGGGAATACTCTTAGGACCCAGATTATGCCACTTAATGTGAATCGTGACAGAGCTAAAGAACTGTCTTATATCATGGCTTCTCAATCCCACATTTCGCTTGATAAAACTCATACTCAAGAGTCAGGACTCTGTCCTCGTAAAAAGTTTTTGGGGGAACTGCGCAAGTTACTTCCTCCAACAGTGGTAATCCCGGAATACAGATTGGTGCGTCTTGTTGAACAAGCTCTTGACTTTCAAAGGGATGGTTGCAGGCTCCACAACTCAGTTGGGGAAATGTCATTGCTCGTGGACCATCAGTGTGGATTAGACCAGATTCCTTGTCAAACTGTGCAG ATATTAAAAGAACACAACGATGAAGTGTGGTTTCTGAAATTTTCTCACAACGGAAGATACTTGGCCTCATCGTCCCGTGATTCCCATGTGATCATATGGGTG gttAATGTTGACGGTCAGGTAATCATGAGGCGTAGATTAACTGGTCATGGACAACCCGTATCCTACATTTCATGGAGCCCTGAAGATGATCAAATTCTTACATGTGGAGAAGATAAAACAGTTAGGCGGTGGGATATCGATTCTGGTGAATGCCTCTGTGTCTATGGAACACAAAATCTTGGTTTGCTCTCATGTGAATGGGCTGCAGATGGGAAACATATATACACTGGTGTTACTGATAAAAGCACCCGCATGTGGGATCTCGAAGGAAAAGAAGTAGAATGTTGGCCAGGGTACCCAACTTATCGTATGACAGACTTGGGAATCGCCAGTGATGGGAAGGAGTTAGTTACATATTATAAAGAGGATGGAGTAGTTTTGTTTCAACGGGAAACATATCCTGAAACAGTAATTGAAGATAATCAAACAATAACTTCATTTGTGCTGTCCGAAGATGGAAAGCTGTTGCTCCTTAGCCTATGGAATGGAGATCTTCATCTATATAATATAGACGGATGTTTACACTGTATAGGAGAATACATAGGTAGCAAACGTTCCCGGTTTGTTGTACGGTCTTGTTTAGGTGGACTAAAGCAAGCTTTTATTGCCAGCGGAAGCGAGAACTCCCAG GTTTACATATGGCACAGACACTATGTGAAGCCGATTTGTAGTTTGAGTGGTCACACTGGAGCTGTGAACTGTGTTAGCTGGAATCCAGCCAATCATCATATGCTTGCATCAGCGAGCGATGATCGTACGATTCGCATATGGGGATCGAAACAAGAAAACAGCTAG
- the LOC125210748 gene encoding myb family transcription factor MPH1-like produces the protein MKNSDSSRVRKYRKSSAPRLRWSPELHDRFVEAVENLGGRYQATPKRIMQMMAVKGLKISHVKSHLQMHRSMKESMGSNNFIAIKNYQLKESEFITLFSSQRQLSEAPNCGIQGRRRKPQIDENLIYHQHLQGIKDSIESKNERESEEEEEDEDVESGFAWTNIKMIEVAQPNQLSTSTSSQSCPLNLELTMSMPSH, from the exons atgaaaaattcagACAGCTCTAGGGTTAGAAAGTATAGGAAATCATCAGCCCCGCGGCTAAGGTGGTCACCTGAGCTCCATGACCGCTTTGTGGAAGCTGTCGAAAATCTTGGAGGGAGATATC AAGCAACTCCAAAGAGAATTATGCAGATGATGGCTGTGAAAGGGCTCAAGATTTCTCATGTTAAGAGCCATCTTCAG atGCACAGGAGCATGAAGGAATCCATGGGTTCAAACAATTTTATAGCTATTAAAAACTACCAACTAAAAGAATCCGAATTTataactttattctcttctcaAAG ACAATTATCCGAAGCTCCAAATTGTGGAATTCAAGGGAGAAGGAGAAAACCCCAAATcgatgaaaatttaatttaccaTCAACACCTGCAG GGTATAAAAGATAGCATAGAAAGcaagaatgagagagagagtgaagaagaggaagaagatgaagatgttGAGAGTGGATTTGCATGGACAAACATAAAGATGATAGAGGTAGCACAACCAAATCAACTTAGCACCTCAACTTCATCTCAATCTTGCCCTCTCAATTTAGAACTCACTATGTCAATGCCATCACACTAA
- the LOC125212911 gene encoding protein JASON-like has translation MAWFSGVKRREGGERVGVLGFLRLVVAATMGCFFGCLRVKEPHSRHKTTPEKERLVHRDRNALSPLFLTDGLQESEDDLNRKKVEGWGPISEEIDMKELKDEAKFLKACGTLLETPVEIRKVSRKWVDTDAHKEESSPLMTCVSSEQLKLKDPLDESFTSAKTCGKWVTGEGFLVGTPSSVLTARDNTRRDSTSSTQSSDNHGAITPDNVTVEAHCSAVSPEAFASTVRRTNKSVHFECHSARSSKNSVKHIKQSGSSGDSNVSMASPYPTPLHLTDEMQTPGTVFPSYTDNIAGGTTKIRSQYVYSVLNPIQYQSQWNELNEENSDPNHQRESPKPNDEATLISTPMSVALKDAPSLKSVKMEELSLSEWIKSKPANQDGSNGHAGENVHNWRSPGDRPILGMVAAHWNDEEATHDSPKWWGVNGIPNTTTKYKEDQKVSWHATPFEERLEKALSEDSFISQRKQISGGPPVEFDECEESDTASSEPQSSS, from the exons ATGGCGTGGTTTTCTGGAGTCAAGAGGAGGGAAGGCGGTGAAAGAGTGGGTGTATTAGGGTTCCTGAGGCTAGTGGTAGCTGCAACTATGGGATGTTTTTTCGGTTGTCTTCGAGTGAAAGAACCACACTCTCGTCACAAAACCACTCCT GAGAAGGAACGTTTGGTGCATCGTGATAGGAACGCACTATCACCTCTATTTCTTACTGATg GTTTACAAGAATCAGAAGATGATTTGAATCGAAAGAAAGTGGAAGGTTGGGGTCCAATATCCGAAGAAATTGATATGAAGGAGCTCAAGGACGAG GCCAAGTTCCTGAAAGCATGTGGAACTTTGCTTGAGACTCCTGTTGAAATTCGAAAAGTCTCTCGTAAATGGGTGGATACAGACGCTCACAAAGAAGAATCCAGTCCTTTGATGACCTGTGTATCCAGTGAGCAACTGAAACTCAAGGATCCACTTGATGAATCTTTTACGTCTGCTAAAACTTGTGGGAAATGGGTAACTGGTGAAGGTTTTTTGGTAGGCACTCCGAGCAG TGTCTTGACTGCCAGAGATAATACCAGAAGAGACTCTACCAGCTCCACTCAGAGCAGTGACAATCACGGTGCCATAACTCCAGACAACGTGACTGTTGAAGCTCATTGCTCTGCAGTTTCACCTGAAGCCTTTGCTTCTACAGTACGGCGCACAAATAAGTCTGTGCACTTTGAGTGCCACTCTGCTAGATCATCTAAAAATTCTGTTAAGCACATAAAGCAATCTGGATCATCTGGTGATTCTAATGTATCAATGGCATCACCATATCCAACCCCACTGCACTTGACTGATGAGATGCAAACACCCGGCACTGTATTCCCTTCATACACGGACAATATTGCTGGTGGGACGACTAAGATCCGATCTCAATACGTGTATTCTGTCTTGAATCCAATTCAGTATCAATCCCAGTGGAATGAGTTGAACGAAGAGAACTCAGATCCCAACCACCAGAGAGAATCACCAAAGCCTAATGATGAAGCAACCTTGATATCAACCCCGATGTCAGTCGCCTTGAAGGATGCTCCTTCGCTTAAAAGTGTCAAGATGGAGGAACTGAGCTTGTCTGAGTGGATTAAATCGAAACCAGCCAATCAAGATGGAAGCAACGGACATGCTGGTGAAAATGTTCATAACTGGAGAAGTCCGGGAGATCGACCTATTCTTGGGATGGTGGCAGCTCATTGGAATGATGAAGAAGCCACTCATGACTCTCCTAAATGGTGGGGTGTAAATGGCATTCCCAATACAACTACCAAGTACAAAGAG GATCAGAAGGTTAGCTGGCATGCTACACCATTCGAAGAGAGGCTTGAAAAGGCATTATCCGAAGACAGCTTTATTTCTCAGAG GAAACAAATCAGTGGTGGCCCTCCAGTCGAATTCGATGAATGTGAAGAATCTGATACTGCTTCATCAGAACCTCAATCTTCTTCATGA
- the LOC125212523 gene encoding uncharacterized protein LOC125212523, with protein MLRRSSFRGGNSRPENHGQNFLAMTASLCFSVFVTGVVIFTTIAATYNSEEPFLRPVSEISDFLSSESNSADRTALIDTRDVESVVEEAGFTEFSDSGSCRVDEPINCRDLEVFHLLMTAAIDKFKDVHFNRFGKPVEGENGSSCHMAWRFRPKEGKAIGFNKDYRSFRVLRFDNCTLSVVGIGGYHSGGNARKRKGKGKIEKVRSTEVGFGMKEESFRRGKYLVYVGGGERCKSMWHYMWSFVCMLGEAEFLNRTLVFDTSICLSKMHSLSGVDEEGKDFRFYFDMEHLKEASSVVDQAEFWPNWEKWGGLKLRLVEDFRVTPMRLAEAKEGLIMRKFGAVEPDNFWYRVCEGEADGVMKRPWHKVSKARPLLDMASVIASRMGWDYDSVRVERRGKVKNKKIWPNLDHDTHPEAVMAALRGRGVEDGRKVYVATDEGEAVFVDPMKERYEVHLLEEHRDLWGGDSDWYYETTRMNNGSKVEFDGYMRQMVDGEVFLRGKKKIETFNDLTRDCRDGVNTC; from the coding sequence ATGCTGCGGCGTTCTTCGTTTAGGGGCGGGAATTCGCGCCCTGAAAATCACGGCCAAAATTTCCTAGCTATGACAGCAAGCCTCTGTTTCAGCGTCTTCGTTACCGGCGTCGTGATTTTCACTACAATCGCCGCGACCTACAATTCCGAGGAGCCGTTTCTCCGGCCTGTCTCAGAGATCTCGGATTTCCTCTCATCTGAATCAAATTCGGCTGATCGGACGGCGTTGATCGACACCAGAGACGTGGAATCCGTGGTGGAAGAGGCAGGGTTCACGGAATTCTCTGATAGCGGCAGCTGCCGCGTTGATGAGCCGATCAATTGCCGCGATCTCGAGGTTTTTCATCTGTTGATGACAGCAGCGattgacaagttcaaggacGTGCATTTCAACCGGTTTGGGAAGCCGGTGGAAGGGGAGAATGGGAGCTCCTGCCACATGGCGTGGAGGTTTAGGCCGAAAGAGGGAAAAGCGATTGGGTTTAATAAGGATTATCGTAGTTTTAGGGTTTTGAGGTTTGATAACTGCACACTGAGCGTGGTTGGAATTGGGGGTTATCATTCCGGTGGCAATGCGAGGAAGAGGAAAGGGAAGGGGAAAATCGAAAAGGTTCGATCAACAGAAGTTGGGTTTGGGATGAAGGAAGAATCATTCCGGCGGGGGAAGTATTTGGTTTATGTAGGTGGTGGTGAGAGGTGCAAGAGCATGTGGCATTATATGTGGAGCTTTGTTTGTATGTTAGGCGAGGCGGAGTTCTTGAACCGGACTCTGGTTTTTGACACGAGCATATGCTTGTCGAAGATGCACTCGTTATCTGGGGTGGATGAGGAGGGGAAGGATTTCAGATTCTACTTTGATATGGAGCATTTGAAGGAAGCATCCTCTGTGGTTGATCAAGCTGAGTTCTGGCCGAATTGGGAGAAGTGGGGCGGATTGAAGCTCCGTTTAGTGGAGGATTTTAGGGTTACACCAATGAGGCTAGCTGAGGCGAAGGAGGGTTTGATCATGAGGAAGTTTGGGGCAGTTGAGCCGGATAACTTCTGGTACCGGGTATGTGAAGGTGAGGCGGATGGTGTGATGAAACGGCCATGGCATAAGGTTTCTAAGGCGAGGCCGTTGCTAGATATGGCCTCTGTGATTGCATCAAGAATGGGGTGGGATTATGACAGTGTTCGCGTTGAGAGAAGGGGGAAGGTCAAGAACAAAAAGATATGGCCTAATCTTGATCATGACACTCATCCAGAAGCTGTGATGGCTGCTTTGAGAGGGAGAGGGGTGGAGGATGGGAGGAAGGTCTACGTTGCTACGGATGAGGGAGAGGCGGTGTTCGTTGATCCGATGAAGGAGAGGTACGAGGTTCACTTGCTTGAGGAACACAGAGATCTGTGGGGTGGGGATAGCGATTGGTACTATGAAACGACGAGGATGAACAACGGGAGCAAGGTGGAGTTTGATGGATACATGAGGCAGATGGTTGATGGAGAAGTGTTCTTGagagggaagaagaagattgagACGTTTAATGATCTGACTAGAGATTGTAGGGATGGTGTCAACACATGCTAG